The window gccaactcttggactcctttttcaccaagaaatagtggaactgaccgtacattataacgccccccggctgaaagggggagcatgtttgtaTGATGGGTATTCGAattccgcgaccctcagattggaaGTCTAAGGCGTTAACTACCTGCCCATACCAGGCCCACAGAATGTGTGAAGTACAAGATACGAGAAAGATAGTTTCTTATTACAAAGTGTGTAAATTACAAGACTCAATATAAAAAGTTCGttataacagagtgtgaaaaTTTTGAAACGGTATATAgtgttttgttacgtagtgtgtGAACTACAAGATACCACTAGTCTGAAAATAGCACTCATATAGTAAAGCTTgcagtatttattatataatcaaCGTAAGCACCAGCGTTGCAACTCAACAGTAGATAAGCCTCTGAACGCAGCATTTAGACAATGGGCATTTTGAAGATGTTAACTCATCTATTGTCAACATAAAACCATCTCGCATAAAAGAAAGAATGCGACTGAATGTTCCCAGACTCAACTAAGAATAGCAACGTTAGCCTGTGATAATCGAGtggcaataaaaatattttagagccTTTATAAAAATTCTTTCTAGTGATAATACATTGAAAGCTTTAGATATGGTATCACCAGTTTTGAGGCTTTCTCAGATAATTTCTGTGCGTTACGAAACGTATTGCATGAAGTCCCATTAGTTGTTCCCACCTTTAGCATTggcttttacaaatatattttacatggTTGTAGAAGTGCTTGATTTATTCGCGTCTGTTTGCTTGTTGGATTTTTTCTAATTACGAAAACAATGGGATCATTTTCACGCTTTTACTTTGATGTggaacacaattatttttttatttccacaaTATGCGTTTACTTCACAAGTTTTATAACGATGTTTGATAACTaataatattgaattttgtttttttctttttgagaaaCATTGGTTACTATAAATTTTTAGTTTCTACTTACAATCGTgtaggctaatttcattcattatCTCCTAATTATTATACAATTCAAATTTCTTCCACTCTTTCATGTAACCTGATCGATTCCTATTTTGACTTTTGATTTTAACCTCATAATAAGCCTAATTATCCTTATTTCTCTAACACAGTCTCGGTTATTTGCCTTCATTTTCTTGGACGTGTCTTAGTAGTTTctagttattttctttttctatttaatatttttaggtcAAATTTCAGTTATACTCAGTACAGTTGATAAGAGTTTTTACATCTTACTTTAAACATTATGTTGATTAGATGTTTTTCTCCACTCTATACTCTAAGTGTACTCTTGATTACATGAAGTGAATTTCCGGATAAACTACTTTACTTTATTAACATACTCCTATTATACTTGGCCTAAGtatagaacaataatatttttatttaaaaagataaacCGTTGTATAATTTAATGTGAATGGTTAGCTGTGTGTTTATCGCTcagacaataaaaatatttacgaCATATTAAACATAGATACAACAACAGTGGCCACATTTCTCTTATTTCAATGGGGATGATACAAGTTTTGAAAACAAGCAGTGTGGTTTAGTTAGGTACCAGATACTCAAAGTGCTACAAAGAAATCTAATGCTTTAATAGCGCCCTCTGTAGATTTCCCGTCTATACTTAGCACACATCTACTGCCTGAGGCTGTTATACATTATGCGACACCCTAATTTAGAATTTCTGACCAAAGGGATGGAACTAGAGCCTATACAGTAATGAGATTAACTGTTACAATTAAAATGTCTCATGGGATAAAGTACCGAGTGTGGTCAGTGGCACATCTCAGCCAATTATCCACCTTCTTATTCGTAGCCTGTCACGCCACTCCacctgttaaaattaaatattatgttgaatatatttaataaaacgttACTTTCTGTTTTGgctattaattttacattaaattgcTCCTACTTTTGattcaaactaaatatttctttcttgaaTTTGGCAATTATTCTAAGAATTTCTACCATGCTAAATATTTGGTACTTTGAATTcgaaatgtttttatgttctaTGTATATAACTTCTACGTTAAATACAGATTTTTgctgtttattttctttaatttggcTGACTTGTATCAAGCAAAtcagaactttatatttttaagtgtagGTAATAAGGAGAtggaatataaaacatatttttgtaccATGTTCTAAAAGTTGTTCGAGTTCTAAAGTAAGTAGTATAAATAGCATCATGTGTTATTCGTGAGCcgattatttttcatttcaaaatttctttatcatttttgttttactttatctatttATAGTCAATGGCAGAGCTTTGTATTATACTGCTTGATCCCTTCCTTTTTATTATCAGGAATGAGTCTGCCTTCTAATGGCAGCAGCATTAGGTTACCTGCAGAAGATGCGAGTCGTTCGTTCAGTAAACAACAGAAAGTGTGTGGAGTGTGCGGGGACCGGGCCAAAAGCTACCATTTTGGTGGGATCTCTTGTGATAGCTGCAAAGCCTTTTTCCGACGTTCCGTTCAGAACGAAGGATACAAGAACTTTCACTGCCCTTACGAAGGAAAGTGTGAGATTACTCTCAGTTCCAGAAAATGTTGCCAATActgtaggtttcagaaatgtgtGTCCATTGGAATGGAGAAAGGTTGGGTGATGACGGAGGAGGAGAGACTGCATCTATTACGTAGTCGAATGGAGAGGAAACAGAGACAAGGCGCGAGCGAATCAGATAAACCCCCACAGAAAGTGAATATATCTGACTATGATCCAGACATTAACGACGTTGGAAAATATCTGACTGAAAATGATGTGAGAAGTATAGAGACTTTGATTAATGCGTATGAAATTAGTTACCATACTATTTCTTTCAGTGAGAAACTAACGCCTCACACAAGTGAGAGAAGTCGGACAGAAATTCTGGACATGTTTTTTAcggttataaaacagttttctcACTTTGCTCAGAATCTTGAGTGTTTCTCCTACATTCCACAACGAGATCAGGAGGTACTGCTACGTAGCGGTGTCATGGAAATGTGTTTTCTTCGTGGCGCTTACGTATTCGATGAAAAGCGTGGCTGTTGGCCAGAGCGAAAGAAGATATTGTACAAGGATGCACCTTCGTTAAAAGCCGAGGACATCAAGAAGCTGGTATCGCCCGCATTATACGAGAAACACATGAAATTCATTGCAGGAATTAAAGAACTGGATCCCGATGAACCAACAGTCATGTTACTTCTTGTAATAGTTCTTCTGTCTCCAGATCGTTCCAATTTGGTGAACGTCGACTTAGTTACCAATCAACAGGAGAAATACTACATTCTTTTAAAGAACTATATGCTCTGGCGCTACGGACCTGACCACACAGCTGCTCTCTACCCTAAGCTCTTTCTGAAGCTCCCAGATCTGCGTGAGTTGAACGATGCCCACACTGACTACCACTTGAAACTGGACGAGGACGAAATGGAAGAAATTCAGCAACAGCTCTCCAGTCTTCGATTAGATTCGTCCAGCGATTCTTGCACATCAACAGAACATAGCGGAGCGGGAAGACATTGGAGCATCAGAAGAGACCTCGTAATGGAACTCAGATCTTCTTCACCATTGGACTTCGAGGAAGAGTCCAGCTCCAGTGAAGGTTCTGATAGGTTTGCTATATCTAGGTTCAAGTATGTTGGTGAACGAGGAGCCGAAGAGCCACAGTTATAAAAAAAGTACAGCTGAAGAATTTTGTAAGAGTCTAGATGACTAGATAAGATTGATACGCTAGATAAAAGAtgtgtagttttcttttctttttttgatgaAAAAGGCATCTTTCTAAACGTTTTCACTGATCTGTCTCATATAAATGCATTCGCAGTGCCAAGAAAAATATCTTCCTTGTTCAAAGTGAGGTACTTTATCAATAGTTGTAGCTTGCTTGcttgttaattttaatgtaaatattattaaatcaccATTTGTACATACACTTGACGCCTGTCATCAAGCAAAGTAGTAATGAATAGAACATGAATTTGTTCCCCGAGGGAACAAACATTAACCCATGTTTCAAGAAAATAGAAGCTTCTTAACCAAGTTTTTACTTCTCATAGCATAGTCTTTAGccgagttaaaaaaaaaaaagattttgtttggaattaagcacatagcAACTAAAGGGCAAggataaagatacacaatggcctatctgagctgtgcccaccataggtattgaaacctgtGCTATAGGGCCGCAGACACTGAAGTGCATTCAAGGAATAAACCtagttatttaaagtaattaaaacctttttgttttttgaatataaaTTGTCCATAAACCGAAAATTTTCAACACAATCGTAAAAATCTTTGGGGGTCAATCCAACtatgattatataaaaaaagtcaaaacaagaaaatatacatttttcaatatcttttttttataattgtctaaGTCATGTCTTCATTAATATATCTTATTAgttaattgaaaattttaatatttatgcatTCTGTTTTATTCTGCACATACTTTGAGATAACTATCAAAGAAGAAAATGATATGTCACTCAGTcgaataaatagtttaaaaattatgtgTTTCTCAAAATAGTTATTCTATAAGATATAATTCTCAGTAACAtagtttcatttaaaatgaaGTTGATGTGTACAGCATTGTACCAAATACTACAttaataagttttggtaataCGTCAAAAGAAACACGTTGTGAAAAATTACGaatctaatttattatttgaagcaGTTTACGGTTCATCTGATTAACTGATTAACAACaacgaaaacaacaataaacaattttcagctttaacttttaattttaagcaTTTCGTAATCGAAGGGCTGAGATGAAGAatgatagaaaaaatattattatttcctaTTACATGATAACTATTTTTCTTATTCTAGATTCCTCTTTGAAGAGGTAAAATTCTTCGACCTTTAAATTTTTAAGCTCTTcctaatagttttaatttatcaagttttttaTGCAATCTATTTGGTCGAAGTTCCCTGGTTGGTCAGCGATAAACTTAAGGAATTAAAGCAGTGGTCAAAGTGCAGATaatcattttgtagctttgctctaagaatCTAACCGTTTATGTCTAATAAAATTCATGTATAAGCAGACATGGTTGttacaaacttaaataaatttCGTGCTTAGTTTCCAGTTTACTTTCATATTTATTGTAGGTTAAAATCTAAGAAAAGATCCAATCTACATTTCTAGTCTAAGtaatttagtaaattaaatataaccTGCGGGCGCTATCGAAtacatttcatataaaaatgCTATTTTTTGATATTTGTATCATTGTTGTTGGAATAAACGtcatatattcataaatatgtaGCAGACGAATGTAATGTTTCGAGGCATTATTGCATATCAAATTGTTTCAGTTTAGAAACAAATCACGAATATTTTATATGCcttaatttcaagaaattaaaCGACGTTTCGTAGGACATACTTCCACTGTGTACTTTTCAGACAATCGACCTAACAATGAAGCTAACTAGGGAAGTTAATTCTTAATACAAAACGAAAGAACATTGCGTTTAGTTGCCGATGAGAAAAGCATACTTGTTTTCAAAAAGAAGTGTAATTTTATTACCCACGAATACAAGAATAAAGTGTCACACATCTGTGTACATGAGACAATTCAGTGAGGACGTCTAGTAAAGACCtttaatatggtattttaaaGATAGCCTAACGATCTCATTAAGCACTATGGTAAACTGTGATGCCcacatttattattaatgatgtgtaatatttgttatatgtatTATTCGTTTGTAGTTTGttcttgatttgttttcttttactataatgtttatataacagGTATTACTGGATGAAGGAACGTCAAACCTGAAGGTACGGTGTAAGCTTATAGATGTTTCAGCATCATATGTGTCATATTACATGTATACTTTTTTATTCAGGGGTTAGAGGGTTTTAAATTAAGGAATCGTGGCTCCTATAAAAACTAATTTAGgttcaataaattactttaaaaatactaaaCTGATTTTCAGGCCTATTCTAACGGGAAATTAAATTCAATTTGAAAACtcttatgtatataatttacctTAGACTAACTTTGAAAAGAATTGTATTCGTACGATTTTTGCAGATATCACTGAACTtgacaaaaaaatgaaacattttgttctcCTGTGCGGAGATATATTTGCTCTTTACGTTTCATTTATTTGAAAGGCATCAGTCCCATTTCCCCACAACTGGAAATACAAGGACCCTCGAAATACCTTCTGACCCTGTGTATCAATTCATATCTcgtgaataaataaaacagattcGGCAATCTGTGCGAAACGTCTAGCTTTTCTTAGTTATTTCTTTTAAAGAAGGGAAGACGTTGAAGGCTACTATGAtaatacctttttattttatacctgTTTAGAAGTATTTTACTACTAATTTAAAAGACGTGCAAAGTGCAATAGATGCAAGGAGATTTACGTGTTTCGGAGGTATTGAAGTTTCAGACGAAGCTTCATATAAATGGAGAAATTCAGAATGCATTTTTATCACGATAAACTGATTCTATCAGTTTAAACATGCCATTTTCATTTTCAACCACTTTCCATGATCTCAGTTATGATATATGATAGTATATCGTTATAATGGCTTAAATGTGCTTACAGTGACGTCACTTCCTTCAGAAttgttgaaattatatataaatattaataaattatcataagATCGAAGCTTTTCTTATGTTTATGAATTTATTAGTCTAATTTCTGTTCAAAGATTAAATGCATTTTGGAGGAGAACGTTGTGTATCAGATATTGTAGCaattttaaacgtgtttttcACATGATATTTTGTTAGAAGAgtaaatttaatttgtatttttcccTGTGTGGTATAGAGCTCTTTAATACAACCATTTAGCTACTTGGTACCGGTGAATGAGTGGAAATTTCGCATATAACTTATAATTGTTCCAACTTAACAGGTTTATTGTcttagtatagtatattatatttctgtAGTCTTAGTCTGAgggaaattttgtatttatttaaacggACGCAAAAATAAAGAAAGCGATTTCttttattaatcttaaaataatgtgTTCATTCTTTAGCTTTGTGATTTCTGTCTGAAAGCATGTTTCCAAAAAATACGAATGAAAACATAAGATAAACAGATAGTTTTATTTAAGATAAATTTGTCATGATACGAATAACACATTTTTTGGCATCGGTGGAATAGCTTCAAGTctcattttaatttagaaaatcaCTATAAACTTGACAGACTACAATAACGATACTGTAAAAATCAGAAATCCATTATCGAAATGCTTATATATACGTAACTAGCAAATATGAAACACCAACCAAATTCGATTTAAATTCAATGTCTAAGAGTGTATATgtctttttataacaaagccacatcaggctctaTGCCTTGTCTACCGAAGGATATCGAACCCTTGATTCTAGctttataaatccatagactttaGCTGCCTTATCAGGAAACTAATGTTTAAGGAAAGAAAACGTAAGAACCTATACTAAacctttgaaaaataaaatccataCGAGAGCAAACCatatttttttccagttaaaAGGAGactagtaaaaaattaaataaattgtaattgaTACTCTCCTTCACAAGTTACACTCCTATACTACActtgtatttcatattattttagactAAGTATATGTGTATAGCACATGAGAAGATATGACATATTTTCATAAGTTTCAATGAATAACATCTCATATTCAATTAACAATTTTTCGGTTAAATTCAACTAACAATGTTGTAGTTTAttcatatcaaattttaaaagactATTTTCTTACTATAGCTACTTATAATTTTTCAGTACCTTGCCTCGATTACATTCCCTACTTAACTAATAGTTTACCTGTTTCCCAGTTACACAGACGACTGTTAACTAGCTTTATATAACTATCAATACAGCGCATACTTaattaatgttgttaatattaCTTACATATAGAACCAGATTCTGCTACAATTATATGGATTCCTATTAACTTTCACGGTTTTACAATATGTATGCACTACAATTACACAGACGGTTATCTACATAACGTCTATACATATTACGTATACTCTTCTTCCCAGggaaaaaatcaatataaaaaactccaacaaaacatatatatatatttggcttTATTTATACACTGTTGGTCAAAATCCTTAGGCcagtaaacataaagaaaaaatatgcactttgcgttgttagactcaaccacttatttgagtagagcttccaaatacaacaataagaaaaggggaaaaaaaaaaccttttagcatttgatagggaaaatgtgaacactatgaaattagcctaaatactagctggtcaaaagtttaagaccataccaaaaagaagtcctaaacagggtaggaaatgcccaataagaggtctcaattgtgagttgcacgaccgtcattgcgaataactgcaaacattcgctttggcatggtcgatataagcatttgcagaaggctggctggaatgttattccaagtgatgaagatgttgggatatccttatcgtgccagtaacgttgaaagccatctggatcatccaggttaaattttttctcatcaaagaacaaaaactTCTTCCACTTCTTTgcgtttggtgcttctcagcaaagtttaaccgagctgtttcgtggtatggaaggaggcgtggcctttgaagacgtttacggtttttaaagcctttctctcgtagatgccgtcttattgttcttgagctgcattctgcgtccgtaagggccttaatttggttcgacgatcagctgatgtcatgccggacaacccgtcgaatcctcttgctcaacgccggcgaaattttcttgagccgaccacttgaaattctcgttccgtatccctcaggatcttttaagaaatttgcaacagcagttttattacgcccaatctcaccagcgatggtacgttgaaagagaccttgcttttgcagctcgacaattctgccacgttcaaactctgtcaactttttagcctgtgccatgtttttacccaatgtaacacaggagatatcagtgggaaatgttgacagcGCTAATTCTTGAAcgcaaatgactaaattttgttacgtgcttatcgattaacgcttcgtttcagtatggtcttaaacgtttgaccagctagtatttaggctaatttcatagtgttcacattttccctattaaatactaattttttttttccccttttcttattttcatctttcgaagcttcactcaaataagtggctgaGTCAAACAAcgcaaaatcatatttttttctttatgttcattggccttaagattttggccagcagtgtatctaaTTGCAGAaagtaacagtttaaaatgttatgtatttaaaatatactttacttcTACGTTAATGCATTAGAATAGTTTGATCTATATCAAGATGGCCGTGGTGACAAGTATCTAGTGTGATAAATAACACATTACAAGATAACCTGATTacgttaatatatatttgttattcattaattAAGTGAGAAAGACAGGTATATAAAATCTTATATCTGAATTTTAAACCAAGCGAAACAAACTCacactttcatttaaaaaaagtaaacaagtgCAGGCGTTGTTAACATttatactataatatttattgctCCTTTggataacagttttgtttgtttgtgttttttatagtttaggacaaaactgcacaatggctACCCATtgtctgcccaccactggtatcaaaatccggtttctttCGTTGTAAGACAGCAGACATTTTCAATGTGCAACTGAATGGGAAGGGAGCGACACAGTTTCTATCGATATAAATATCAGGTGATTTGATATGCTAAAAATTAATAGCTTACATCTTCAGTTAACCTcgtaagaaagtttgttttttacattgtatttcaaaatgtaatgAGCTAAGTGATTAACTAAATTCGAAAACTACTTGTTTTCCTTTAACCTATAGGAAAACGAGTTATACTACGggctaaatgaaaacaaatttcatGTGGAAcctaatttttgtacataaaatccTGTGTTGTAGcctaataaaaatgttcaaaatctcaaattttaaagtttcacattattatttaaaatatgaattctgTAGCTTCAGAAATTTCTTTAGTTCACTAATATCCCCTAAGCGGTCATCTCGTAGAAGCTAATGAGAAGCTCAGAATTATCCAAGATAGCAACTCCAAACAAACTGTTCTTCTATTTGATGTGAGTTCGTCAAAATTCCTTAGCTTAGCAagagattttggtttgttttgttttaaatttctcgcaaagctacatgagagctatctgcgctagccatatctaatttagcagtgtaaggttagagggaaagcagctagtggtcaccacccaccgccagttcttgggctactcttttaccaacgaatagtgggattgatcgaaacattataacttacccacaactgaaagggcgaacatgtttgatgtaactggaatgcgaacccgtgaccatcggattacgagtcaaatgccttaaccatctggccatgcccctgccttaaccacctggccacgtcccATAGCAAAAGGAAAAAATAACTGTAAGGTACGAGAACTAAAACTGTAACAGGCAAGAAAGCAGAACTTGAGGTGCATGATGAAAATTTATCCACAAAAAGCCTAATACACCGAACTGGACTGTCCGAAGTCATCACAGCCAATACTGTTAAAGTTTACTCACAGGACAGAACTAGAGAGAAGGAATAAGCGAATTTAAAAGTACGAGACTGTTGCTGAGATAGGACAGATAAAGATTGTGCTGATACAGAACCACATGATCGAGCTAgccaatatgtatataaaactgcaGTAGTATATCATAATTTATATGTGAATCTGCTATTACAGTTGTGCAAAAGCTACTGAATGAAGTCAGACAGTATTTTTCAAGCACGTATCTTGAtatagtgtgttttcttataaaaaagccgcatcaggctatctgctaagtccaccgaggggaactgaacccctgattttagcgttgtaaatctatagacttaccgctgtactagccaGGAATTCTTGGTATAGAAGCCAGATTTTACAAAAGTTAACAATAGCTAGTTACGGTAACCATAGTAACGCTTCTCTTAGTTTAACTGGTTTCTATCTGCATGTTCACAGATTCAACCTACTTGGTATTCTATAAACTCATTGGGTTGGAGGTTTGATTctctaaaatacaattttatcgAATTTTATGAAGTTGCTATCAGTCTTGTACGGACGGTTTTCATCCATTGGAACTGCGTCATCGAACGCTATTACCAGACGAAATGAACATGTATTACTAGATCAGTTCCTCATATGCAAGAAAGTGtgtaagaaatgtgaaaaatagaaaaccgtctaatccgtgatgacgagaaaacccacttgtaaagaaaagcatatatgtaaaaacgactggtatgaatagagaaagcattatgtagaggagcgaacaacgtttcgatcttcttgaCGCTggccgaagaaagtcgaaacgttgttctttcctctACATAGTTTTTCtctaaccataccagccgtttttacatatatagaaaacCGTCTAGTTGTGAAACTATAACTGATAGGTTTTATTAATGAACGTTGATGATAGACATTATACATGGGTATTGCAGTATGCAAATGCTGACAAAGTACAAACATTTCGTTTGAAACCGAAGTTTCAGCTTACATATCTTCAACTTTGGATTGTGTGGCCCTTCGACCACAGCGAGACCTGAGTAGTTTCAGTGAAGCCAAGAAAATAACTGCCGTACAAGATACGGGTAACTTTGAGCAGTGTTGTAATTCTGCTTGACTTCCTGGTGTTTTGCGAAGAATTAGAAGAACCAATTTCAGTGAAGTTTCTTGTGAAAACTAAAGAAGTTAAAGGTTAAAGTCGATATGGTAAGTAATCGCACGAATTGTCAGAAATATATAaccagtttaaatttttattactttgaatCGACACCAaacaaaagtgacatttcatACAGGACATACCGTGGATACTTCAAGCATATGGTTTGTGTTTACTGCTTCAAACAATGGAAAGGGCGGCCCTTACTTTTATTTATAGCATCACTTTTTAAGCCTGGTATTTCTAGGTACATTTGGCCGTTATTTAtaattatgacttttttttttacactttacacctaacaacaatataatgttaacaAGCGTGAAATCATCCACGCACTAGCTGTTGATATGCGAGTATCATAAGGGTCATCATAAATGTTGATGATTCTTTACAGCAATCAATATccctcagcaaatagcccaatatCGTTTGGGTAAATATAACATGCCagcaaacaaatacaataatcaaATCGTTATAGATAATTCTAAAActaggtattgtttgtttttagaatttcgcacaaagctatatgagggatATCTaagctatccgtccctaatttagcagtgtaaaaccagagggaaggcagttagtcatcaccacccaccgccaactcttgggctactctttgccaaggaatagtgggattcaccgtaactttataacgcccacacggcggaaaaggtaagcatgtttggtgaaacggggattcgaaacggtgaccctcagattacgagtcgaatgctttaaccacctggctataccgggacGAAAGTTAGGTAAGTTTCGAGATAACTTCTATTAGTGATGGTGTTATCAGCCCTAAGGACTGACAACAGTCTTAAGTGTGACTATTTATTGTCTTCATCTTTACAGTCctcatctctttttttttatggCAAAGAAGGAAATAAGTTTGTTGAAAATATAGTATCATACAGTCACAACACACAATATttagatgaaaaatataaagcAATTTAAAGTAAAGTAGTACTGTTTCAGTACCATACAAGTCTCTCTACTGacgttacacaaaataaaatattttgtctgagAGTCCGTTATTGATTATTGTAAATGAAAGGTAATAGCAACAAGTTTCTGAATTGAATCTATTGAAAAATAGcagtatttttgatattttattttatatagaataaatatCTATACTATAGAATATTATACTAACTCCTATTAACTTCTCCGAATACACATTCCTCGACGTAgctggattactttgttactatGACGATGAAGGAAAAAAGCAAATATTCTGTAACGACTATTAGTTTTTTACTTA of the Tachypleus tridentatus isolate NWPU-2018 chromosome 13, ASM421037v1, whole genome shotgun sequence genome contains:
- the LOC143237833 gene encoding thyroid hormone receptor beta-like isoform X2; the encoded protein is MSLPSNGSSIRLPAEDASRSFSKQQKVCGVCGDRAKSYHFGGISCDSCKAFFRRSVQNEGYKNFHCPYEGKCEITLSSRKCCQYCRFQKCVSIGMEKGWVMTEEERLHLLRSRMERKQRQGASESDKPPQKVNISDYDPDINDVGKYLTENDVRSIETLINAYEISYHTISFSEKLTPHTSERSRTEILDMFFTVIKQFSHFAQNLECFSYIPQRDQEVLLRSGVMEMCFLRGAYVFDEKRGCWPERKKILYKDAPSLKAEDIKKLVSPALYEKHMKFIAGIKELDPDEPTVMLLLVIVLLSPDRSNLVNVDLVTNQQEKYYILLKNYMLWRYGPDHTAALYPKLFLKLPDLRELNDAHTDYHLKLDEDEMEEIQQQLSSLRLDSSSDSCTSTEHSGAGRHWSIRRDLVMELRSSSPLDFEEESSSSEGSDRFAISRFKYVGERGAEEPQL
- the LOC143237833 gene encoding thyroid hormone receptor beta-like isoform X1, with amino-acid sequence MFDGRPGSVVNPGRWIWPIHGYAGMSLPSNGSSIRLPAEDASRSFSKQQKVCGVCGDRAKSYHFGGISCDSCKAFFRRSVQNEGYKNFHCPYEGKCEITLSSRKCCQYCRFQKCVSIGMEKGWVMTEEERLHLLRSRMERKQRQGASESDKPPQKVNISDYDPDINDVGKYLTENDVRSIETLINAYEISYHTISFSEKLTPHTSERSRTEILDMFFTVIKQFSHFAQNLECFSYIPQRDQEVLLRSGVMEMCFLRGAYVFDEKRGCWPERKKILYKDAPSLKAEDIKKLVSPALYEKHMKFIAGIKELDPDEPTVMLLLVIVLLSPDRSNLVNVDLVTNQQEKYYILLKNYMLWRYGPDHTAALYPKLFLKLPDLRELNDAHTDYHLKLDEDEMEEIQQQLSSLRLDSSSDSCTSTEHSGAGRHWSIRRDLVMELRSSSPLDFEEESSSSEGSDRFAISRFKYVGERGAEEPQL